From the genome of Staphylococcus haemolyticus, one region includes:
- the sarA gene encoding global transcriptional regulator SarA produces the protein MAISKINDCFELLAMITYADKLKNIIKKEFSISFEEFAVLTYISQSKEDEYYLKDIINHLNYKQPQVVKAVKNLSQEDYFDKKRNEHDERTVLILVNSTQRKKIDSLLNKVNTRIEEANKETEL, from the coding sequence ATGGCAATTTCAAAAATCAATGATTGTTTCGAATTATTAGCAATGATCACATACGCAGATAAATTAAAAAACATCATTAAAAAAGAATTTTCAATTAGCTTTGAAGAATTCGCAGTTTTAACATATATTAGTCAAAGTAAAGAAGATGAATATTATTTAAAAGATATTATTAATCACTTAAACTATAAACAACCACAAGTAGTTAAAGCAGTGAAAAATTTATCTCAAGAAGATTATTTTGATAAAAAACGTAATGAACACGATGAAAGAACTGTATTAATTCTCGTAAATAGTACACAACGTAAAAAAATCGATTCATTATTAAATAAAGTAAATACTCGTATCGAAGAAGCTAACAAAGAAACTGAATTATAA
- a CDS encoding alpha/beta fold hydrolase produces the protein MKKIETLNQTKLAYQDEGHGSPVILIHGLDGNSAAFDLLNKQLQQNYRVIAYDVRGHGKSSRPDSYNLEDHVKDLYVLIDKLNLKKVHLLGHDMGGIIAREFTEKHENHVLSLTIISSKAEDIVHGFTKLMIEHQDEIAGFNKSEALLLLFPYIYKEQESAMKWIQRQRLYSKQNSEDSAIASRALLDTAYANKGYTHYVKVPTLIINGRYDPIINDKNHYKIEERYQNVEKVLFEESGHAPYVEEEDKFLVLYLSFLENVEQITEVNH, from the coding sequence ATGAAAAAAATCGAAACGTTAAACCAAACAAAATTAGCTTATCAAGATGAAGGACATGGCAGCCCCGTTATCTTAATTCATGGCTTAGATGGTAATTCGGCAGCGTTTGATTTATTAAACAAACAACTTCAACAAAACTATAGAGTGATTGCGTATGATGTTCGAGGACATGGTAAATCGTCACGTCCTGATTCATATAACTTAGAAGATCATGTGAAAGATTTATATGTACTTATCGATAAATTAAACTTAAAGAAAGTGCATCTATTAGGTCATGATATGGGAGGGATAATTGCTAGAGAATTTACCGAAAAACATGAAAATCATGTATTATCTTTAACAATTATCTCTTCAAAAGCTGAGGATATCGTTCATGGTTTTACGAAATTAATGATTGAGCACCAAGACGAAATTGCAGGGTTTAATAAATCTGAAGCATTACTTTTACTATTCCCGTATATCTATAAAGAACAAGAATCAGCAATGAAATGGATTCAACGGCAACGCTTATACAGTAAACAAAATTCCGAGGATAGTGCTATAGCAAGCAGAGCACTTTTAGATACGGCTTATGCGAATAAAGGGTACACGCATTATGTTAAAGTTCCTACATTAATTATAAACGGACGCTATGATCCAATTATAAATGATAAGAATCATTATAAAATAGAAGAGCGATATCAAAATGTTGAGAAGGTTTTATTTGAAGAATCTGGACATGCACCCTATGTTGAAGAAGAAGATAAGTTTCTAGTCTTATATTTAAGTTTTTTAGAAAATGTTGAACAGATAACAGAAGTGAATCATTAA
- a CDS encoding SA0570 family protein has protein sequence MKKLVAAFIVSGLVMTGVGVNHAEAASGNTIQTVQQLTQGEKSLENITLGESIKNVSNKYGTPIYSKNPSNNEGYYEYRTNKGLLVVTAVGKKNQGYVTRVSMTYNEANGPTYNQVKKSLGQNAVARVQYNKVSGNFGYIQKGKTSYQFGSNSPQDKNLKLYRIDLAK, from the coding sequence ATGAAAAAATTAGTAGCGGCATTTATAGTCTCAGGACTAGTAATGACAGGAGTAGGCGTTAATCATGCTGAAGCAGCTAGCGGTAATACAATTCAAACAGTTCAACAATTAACTCAAGGTGAAAAATCATTAGAAAATATTACACTTGGCGAATCAATCAAAAATGTTTCAAACAAATATGGTACACCGATTTATTCTAAAAATCCAAGCAACAATGAAGGTTATTATGAGTATCGCACAAATAAAGGTTTATTAGTTGTAACTGCAGTAGGTAAAAAGAACCAAGGTTATGTTACAAGAGTTTCTATGACTTATAATGAAGCTAATGGCCCAACTTATAATCAAGTTAAGAAAAGTTTAGGCCAAAATGCAGTGGCACGAGTTCAATATAATAAAGTAAGTGGCAATTTTGGATATATTCAAAAAGGTAAAACAAGCTATCAATTTGGCTCAAATTCACCTCAAGATAAAAACTTAAAATTATATCGTATTGATCTTGCTAAATAA